In Ectothiorhodospira sp. BSL-9, a single window of DNA contains:
- a CDS encoding glycosyltransferase family 9 protein: MASPLPGAIRGRWPDARITWVIEPGAAPVVVGHPLVDRVVVWPKAQWLAWLKGFQWLRLGRDIVRFVRELRHERYDLALDLQGLLKSGLLTWLSGARERVGLGSREGSHLLMTRVVPRGGDIRLIGSEYRHLAEALGLDVGDFRMQVGLSEGDRRVAETVAGDHPQGYLVACPFTTRPQKHWVEAYWGTLAPRLRERYGMRLILLGGPGDRAAADRIAEQAGEAVDNRVGETSLTEAAAVIAGARLLVGVDTGLTHMGPAFNIPTVALFGSTCPYLDTGRDNTVVIYHDLPCAPCKRNPTCDGRFDCLTDMTVEEVLGEVEKLLPVGETNP; this comes from the coding sequence ATGGCCTCACCCCTCCCTGGGGCAATCCGGGGGCGATGGCCCGACGCGCGCATCACCTGGGTTATTGAGCCTGGGGCAGCGCCGGTGGTTGTGGGTCATCCCCTCGTGGACCGGGTGGTGGTCTGGCCCAAGGCTCAGTGGCTCGCTTGGTTGAAAGGCTTTCAATGGCTGCGTCTGGGGCGTGACATCGTTCGTTTTGTCCGCGAACTCCGTCACGAACGCTACGATCTGGCCCTGGATCTCCAGGGCCTGCTCAAGAGCGGCCTGCTGACCTGGTTATCCGGGGCTCGCGAACGGGTGGGGCTGGGCTCCCGGGAGGGCAGTCATCTGCTGATGACGCGGGTGGTTCCTCGCGGGGGGGATATCAGGCTCATCGGCTCCGAATATCGTCACCTGGCCGAGGCATTGGGCCTCGATGTTGGTGATTTCCGGATGCAGGTAGGGCTATCCGAAGGTGACCGCCGAGTGGCTGAGACCGTGGCGGGGGATCATCCCCAGGGTTATCTGGTGGCCTGCCCCTTCACCACCCGCCCGCAAAAACACTGGGTGGAGGCCTACTGGGGGACACTGGCACCACGCCTTCGGGAGCGGTATGGCATGCGGCTGATCCTGCTGGGTGGCCCCGGTGACCGTGCAGCCGCCGATCGCATTGCTGAACAGGCGGGTGAGGCAGTGGACAATCGGGTGGGGGAGACCTCGCTGACCGAGGCGGCCGCCGTCATCGCCGGTGCCCGTCTGCTGGTGGGCGTCGACACCGGTCTCACCCACATGGGGCCGGCCTTCAATATCCCCACGGTGGCCCTGTTCGGGTCCACCTGTCCCTATCTGGATACGGGGCGGGACAACACCGTGGTGATCTACCATGACCTGCCCTGTGCCCCCTGCAAGCGCAACCCCACCTGCGATGGACGATTCGACTGCCTCACCGACATGACCGTCGAGGAAGTATTGGGGGAGGTTGAAAAGCTGCTGCCGGTCGGAGAGACGAATCCGTGA
- a CDS encoding AAA family ATPase — protein sequence MITESRDAKMGWKPSQDEQRKSKPVLLECVGFPGAGKTTIAKMAVGQFRDRHDWSTFFYAKDGKLQHGMRDAGRTIIVAYQSLVGVVTRGQPREMRRMLGVLNKILVFRRARDRLREQDMVIYDQGLIQKLYLMREEDKPDRAGVEAVLEVIKPDLSEVHVFVDTPPEVAAERCFVRAKTSSRRPYMQWDRDRITRLYQDQYAVIQWIIEWLKRHSGTRVITLDGRSPVEENAELLVHELAKLCRESSKYGAQWADESAPKNQ from the coding sequence ATGATTACCGAATCCAGAGATGCCAAGATGGGTTGGAAGCCTTCACAAGATGAGCAGAGGAAATCCAAGCCAGTTCTGCTGGAGTGCGTGGGTTTCCCGGGGGCCGGCAAGACAACGATTGCCAAGATGGCCGTAGGGCAATTCAGGGATCGTCATGATTGGTCAACTTTTTTTTATGCGAAGGACGGTAAGCTACAGCACGGTATGAGGGACGCTGGACGGACGATTATTGTAGCGTATCAGTCATTGGTAGGCGTGGTGACTCGTGGGCAACCCCGAGAGATGCGGCGGATGCTTGGAGTGCTGAACAAGATACTGGTATTTCGGCGTGCCCGCGATAGGCTTCGTGAGCAGGATATGGTCATTTATGATCAGGGCTTGATTCAAAAGCTCTATTTGATGCGGGAGGAAGATAAGCCTGATCGTGCGGGTGTGGAAGCGGTGCTTGAAGTGATCAAGCCTGACCTGTCCGAAGTGCATGTGTTTGTTGACACGCCACCGGAGGTGGCGGCGGAACGCTGTTTTGTCCGTGCCAAAACCAGTTCCAGGAGACCGTACATGCAATGGGACAGGGATCGGATTACGCGCCTTTATCAGGACCAGTATGCCGTCATACAATGGATCATCGAATGGTTGAAGCGACACTCCGGAACTCGAGTCATCACCCTGGATGGGCGGTCACCGGTCGAGGAAAATGCGGAGTTGCTGGTGCACGAACTCGCTAAGTTATGCAGGGAATCATCAAAGTATGGTGCACAATGGGCTGACGAATCCGCCCCGAAGAACCAGTAA
- a CDS encoding O-antigen ligase gives MVANFSGHKLMQSIEYLGALPQVAGGRDSVGQVGLRVQSVRLQRWAIGAVYAACFTAPITHSLSQLAWALMLVIAIIFVKRHWSYFGRSLLFWCVVFYCSYVLVRGGYAAWIESPSIAESHWYGVKQWIKSGPFIIMLFGVLLVATGDWIRHGLGVLIAWILGFLVFLSLNTSLEPLLNAMQGNSRFFFEIGYGSLTLISPVFALGVLVLVVWSTFWALRQRSRHQVFALLAVIASVFLLAVATVVLVAPKSRGSWVSFVIGCIVVLVFMCWVYRKELPLWWKESVLGLLFMVIFAGAAFYTSWGVVEARWSQESDTVAALAQGKHLEEMDRSSFTIRFAYMVYGFEQVKSRWLIGYGPAGMGAIGDYHGGWHNIDPDVPPQMTGRISNLHNSHLGALFRFGIIGYLPIMIVIGLATLEASRNLRLGSAQRVLGIFVLGFVAILMFWGMTEEFFEKFGVEQLYAPILGVIIASFLSRRLTSHSTVH, from the coding sequence TTGGTCGCCAATTTTTCAGGTCATAAATTAATGCAGAGTATTGAATATCTCGGAGCTTTGCCACAAGTGGCGGGGGGCAGGGATAGTGTTGGTCAAGTAGGCTTAAGAGTCCAGTCGGTGCGCCTCCAGCGTTGGGCGATAGGCGCTGTGTATGCAGCTTGTTTTACTGCTCCGATAACCCACAGCCTGTCACAATTGGCTTGGGCTCTCATGCTGGTGATAGCGATTATTTTCGTGAAACGGCACTGGAGCTATTTTGGTCGCTCGCTGCTGTTTTGGTGTGTGGTGTTCTATTGCAGCTATGTGCTAGTGCGTGGCGGGTATGCTGCTTGGATAGAAAGCCCGTCAATCGCTGAGTCTCATTGGTATGGTGTTAAACAATGGATCAAGAGTGGTCCATTTATCATCATGCTTTTCGGCGTGTTGCTGGTGGCAACAGGTGACTGGATTAGGCATGGGCTCGGTGTTTTGATAGCCTGGATATTGGGCTTTCTTGTTTTTCTGTCTCTCAATACATCTCTGGAGCCTCTGCTTAACGCCATGCAAGGTAATTCTAGATTTTTTTTTGAAATTGGCTATGGCTCATTAACCTTAATCAGCCCTGTGTTTGCGTTAGGGGTTCTGGTTCTGGTGGTCTGGTCCACATTCTGGGCTTTAAGGCAAAGGTCTCGTCATCAGGTTTTCGCATTGCTTGCCGTTATCGCGAGCGTTTTTCTATTGGCAGTTGCTACAGTGGTTCTGGTTGCCCCCAAGAGCCGGGGCAGTTGGGTTTCGTTTGTGATCGGGTGCATAGTGGTTTTGGTATTCATGTGTTGGGTGTATCGCAAGGAACTGCCGCTCTGGTGGAAAGAGTCAGTCCTTGGGTTGTTGTTCATGGTGATCTTTGCCGGTGCAGCTTTTTACACCTCATGGGGAGTAGTGGAGGCTCGCTGGAGTCAAGAGTCAGATACCGTGGCTGCTCTGGCGCAAGGGAAGCATCTCGAGGAGATGGATAGAAGTTCCTTTACTATACGCTTTGCCTATATGGTCTATGGATTCGAGCAGGTCAAATCACGATGGCTGATTGGATACGGCCCCGCGGGAATGGGCGCGATTGGTGATTATCACGGTGGCTGGCATAACATCGACCCGGATGTCCCACCACAAATGACCGGGCGGATCAGTAATCTTCATAACTCCCATTTAGGTGCGTTGTTCCGGTTCGGAATTATTGGTTATCTGCCGATCATGATTGTGATTGGGCTCGCCACCCTGGAAGCATCTAGGAATCTGCGTCTTGGGTCTGCGCAGCGGGTGCTTGGCATATTCGTTCTTGGGTTCGTGGCTATTTTGATGTTTTGGGGGATGACGGAAGAGTTCTTTGAGAAGTTCGGTGTCGAGCAGTTGTATGCTCCTATCCTTGGCGTAATTATAGCCAGCTTTTTATCGCGGCGTCTGACCTCTCACAGCACCGTTCACTGA
- a CDS encoding glycosyltransferase, translating to MNRLAVFAATSGHSGVDRILGNLLPALAARGVSVDLLRIRQHGPYMEATEGVRIVELPASHVNTALPCLVRYLRQARPDVMLSDKDKVNRVAILAARVAGVPVRHFVRLGTTVSVNLRKRGRLERWLQVQSISRLYRYAEGIIVPSQGVASDLAQWVSEPRKIHVVPSPVVRPDLDSLAEVPIPVLWGVGAINNDIPVIVGVGELSARKDFATLVRAFARVRSKRPCRLVVLGDGREREQLLQLAASLGVADDFRLPGFLENPYPYIKGASLLAHSARWEGMGIVLVEALSLGVPVVSTDCPSGPREVLDGGRLGTLVPVGDDDALANAVEGILEGGHPPSHELRASVAPYRVCESAQCYATVMGFDTPHASIR from the coding sequence TTGAATCGTCTTGCTGTTTTTGCCGCCACCTCGGGCCATAGTGGTGTGGACCGGATTTTGGGGAACCTGTTGCCAGCGCTTGCTGCTCGCGGGGTTTCAGTAGATCTCCTGCGAATTCGACAGCATGGACCTTACATGGAAGCCACGGAAGGCGTACGCATTGTCGAATTGCCTGCATCACACGTGAATACTGCTCTTCCTTGCCTGGTGCGGTATCTGCGCCAGGCTCGTCCTGATGTCATGCTGTCCGATAAGGATAAGGTCAATCGGGTGGCCATCTTGGCCGCCAGGGTGGCCGGCGTGCCCGTACGCCACTTCGTCAGGCTCGGTACCACCGTGTCAGTCAATCTTCGGAAGCGTGGCCGGTTGGAGCGATGGCTTCAGGTTCAGTCCATTTCGCGGCTTTATCGTTATGCAGAGGGCATTATCGTGCCATCCCAAGGGGTCGCCAGTGACTTGGCGCAATGGGTGTCAGAGCCAAGAAAGATACACGTTGTACCCAGTCCCGTGGTGAGGCCTGACCTGGACTCACTGGCAGAGGTGCCCATACCCGTGCTTTGGGGGGTGGGGGCGATCAATAACGATATTCCGGTGATTGTGGGTGTCGGTGAACTGTCAGCTAGGAAGGACTTCGCAACCTTGGTGCGAGCGTTTGCACGAGTCAGGTCCAAGCGGCCCTGTCGATTGGTGGTGCTGGGCGATGGGAGGGAGAGGGAGCAACTGCTGCAACTTGCGGCGTCGCTCGGTGTGGCGGATGATTTCCGGCTTCCCGGGTTTTTGGAGAACCCCTATCCATATATTAAAGGGGCTTCCTTGCTGGCGCACTCGGCCCGATGGGAGGGCATGGGTATCGTGCTGGTGGAGGCGCTCTCACTCGGAGTGCCAGTTGTTAGCACAGACTGTCCAAGTGGGCCGCGTGAGGTTCTGGATGGTGGGCGCCTGGGCACGTTGGTACCCGTAGGCGATGACGATGCATTGGCCAATGCTGTCGAGGGTATACTTGAGGGGGGGCATCCGCCATCTCATGAGTTGCGTGCGTCTGTAGCCCCGTATCGCGTCTGCGAAAGTGCGCAATGCTATGCCACGGTAATGGGGTTTGATACCCCTCACGCATCGATCCGCTAA
- a CDS encoding glycosyltransferase — protein MKQTRSVAIFGAFKAWGGIESTVAVLANAFVGHGVIPTFVLLRGGATPYPERLPAEARAVDLRTRGKWHAVPRIIQYLRSERPAAVITVDAHSAEAVMLASLLGRLNVPVFVKATNTLSEAVRRPGRRRLIKWLYPRASGVIAVSGGVAEDLVSNFGVPRGLVHVIYNPMSTVDIPGRAARDVEHPWFQGDQGKKVVLGVGRLCRQKGFDDLIRAFAILRSRRSCRLVLLGEGDERGALEALADEQGVSGDLSLPGYVSDPIPYMARCGVFALSSRYEGLGNVVIEALAAGARVVSTDCPSGPKEILEGGRHGELVAVGDLAAMANALERALDGGAKEFDRQTMERFGSAAASRYLQVMGLI, from the coding sequence GTGAAACAAACGAGATCAGTGGCCATCTTCGGTGCTTTCAAGGCCTGGGGCGGGATCGAGAGCACCGTGGCTGTACTGGCCAATGCGTTTGTGGGGCATGGCGTCATCCCTACATTCGTGCTGCTCAGGGGGGGGGCTACCCCATATCCTGAGCGTCTGCCCGCAGAAGCGCGGGCCGTGGATTTGCGGACCCGCGGCAAGTGGCATGCGGTGCCTCGGATCATCCAATACCTGCGCAGTGAGCGGCCTGCTGCCGTAATTACCGTGGACGCCCATTCAGCCGAGGCCGTGATGCTGGCCAGCTTGCTGGGCCGACTGAATGTGCCGGTCTTCGTGAAGGCGACCAACACGCTTAGCGAGGCGGTTCGTCGACCTGGAAGACGACGCCTGATCAAGTGGCTATATCCCAGGGCTAGTGGCGTCATCGCGGTTTCCGGTGGCGTTGCCGAGGATCTGGTGTCGAATTTCGGTGTGCCTCGGGGGCTTGTGCATGTCATATACAATCCCATGAGTACCGTAGACATCCCCGGCCGGGCTGCTCGAGATGTGGAGCATCCCTGGTTTCAGGGTGACCAGGGCAAGAAAGTCGTGCTGGGTGTGGGCAGGTTGTGCCGCCAAAAGGGGTTTGACGACCTGATTCGCGCCTTCGCCATACTCAGGTCGCGGCGATCCTGTCGGTTGGTGTTGCTGGGCGAGGGGGACGAGAGGGGGGCGCTGGAGGCCTTGGCCGACGAGCAGGGCGTTTCCGGCGATTTATCGTTACCCGGTTATGTCTCGGATCCCATACCCTATATGGCCCGATGCGGTGTCTTTGCACTGTCTTCCCGTTACGAAGGTCTGGGGAACGTGGTGATTGAGGCCCTGGCGGCGGGTGCCAGGGTGGTCAGCACTGATTGCCCCAGCGGTCCGAAGGAGATCCTCGAGGGTGGGCGTCACGGCGAGTTGGTTGCTGTGGGGGACTTGGCTGCTATGGCGAACGCGCTGGAACGGGCGCTCGACGGTGGCGCTAAGGAGTTCGACCGCCAGACCATGGAGCGTTTTGGTTCGGCGGCAGCCTCTCGTTATCTTCAGGTCATGGGGTTGATTTGA
- a CDS encoding aminoglycoside phosphotransferase family protein: MTRATPFRERAHLRFLTPQAAPENTYVIRARTAWRFAPKERVRHTGVASSARASLLLQHLGMPTPPLIWVREWQSHLGLKTHFISVEKYMQGEAINVANPTHTRALIRCISQMHANTSDKYGLPGKTHNPSAAFMENHLRYVFLRRISRANKEPDITLKNTGITALWNLLLGHARAAYRSIPYTRLIHGDINPGNFILLDKNEVAVLDFDSLRYDQFSPELIRAMLQSSGNPESAKANWQHYFQHSGVLSWHDFKRSAGLAFTLNLLSTPRLIKNPNDSIKIISTLTDLLGNEPDETEWTDIMRIYRYTDAS; this comes from the coding sequence ATGACCAGGGCGACTCCTTTCAGAGAGCGCGCTCATCTACGCTTCCTGACACCCCAAGCGGCGCCCGAGAACACGTACGTCATTCGTGCAAGAACCGCCTGGCGTTTCGCCCCCAAAGAGCGTGTGAGACACACGGGCGTTGCTTCATCGGCCCGGGCCAGCCTGCTTCTGCAACACCTGGGCATGCCCACACCTCCGTTGATCTGGGTGCGTGAGTGGCAGTCACACCTGGGTTTAAAGACCCATTTCATATCTGTGGAAAAATACATGCAGGGCGAGGCGATCAACGTGGCCAACCCCACGCACACGCGCGCCCTCATACGATGCATCAGCCAGATGCACGCAAACACATCCGACAAATATGGATTACCCGGAAAAACACATAATCCTTCTGCTGCCTTCATGGAGAATCACCTTCGGTACGTCTTTCTGCGCCGCATCAGCAGGGCAAATAAAGAGCCTGATATTACGCTAAAAAACACAGGGATCACCGCGCTTTGGAACCTGCTCCTGGGGCATGCCAGGGCCGCGTACCGCTCTATTCCCTATACCCGCCTGATCCACGGCGACATCAATCCTGGCAACTTTATCTTACTAGACAAGAATGAGGTCGCCGTGCTGGATTTTGACAGTCTGCGTTATGACCAATTCTCACCCGAACTGATTCGTGCGATGCTGCAATCATCCGGCAACCCTGAATCGGCAAAAGCCAACTGGCAGCATTATTTCCAGCATTCGGGAGTACTGAGCTGGCATGACTTCAAAAGAAGCGCCGGCCTGGCCTTCACCCTCAATCTGCTCTCCACCCCCAGACTCATCAAGAACCCCAATGACTCCATAAAGATCATCAGCACACTCACAGACTTGCTTGGCAACGAACCCGACGAAACGGAGTGGACTGACATCATGCGCATCTACCGCTACACTGATGCTTCCTGA
- a CDS encoding sulfotransferase family protein has product MDLGGVVARAVVSNDRKYCYFRLPKCANSTVVNTLATYDPDITLLAPDPKARAAKRAFGRLLSAEATSLDSLQERYFLFTFVRDPYARLLSAYLDKVLTKDPAQFHAGGADEGSVSFEQFVTYLEQGGLYDNLHWAPQCSVLPVRPHRLDYCGYVEDLDQGLEYVVNRIFGEGAFHGARNREAGRRRAGGLIEKYYTSSLKGRVYELYRQDFVEFGYHRDV; this is encoded by the coding sequence GTGGATCTGGGTGGCGTCGTCGCGCGTGCCGTGGTCTCCAATGACCGTAAGTATTGTTACTTCCGGCTTCCCAAGTGCGCCAATTCCACCGTGGTGAACACCCTGGCGACCTATGATCCGGACATTACGTTGCTGGCCCCCGACCCCAAGGCCCGTGCAGCCAAGCGGGCCTTTGGTCGGTTGTTGAGTGCGGAAGCCACTTCTCTGGATTCACTTCAGGAACGTTATTTTCTTTTTACCTTTGTCAGAGACCCCTATGCCCGCCTGCTGTCGGCCTATCTGGACAAGGTTTTGACGAAAGATCCGGCGCAGTTTCATGCAGGGGGGGCAGATGAGGGCAGTGTGTCATTTGAGCAGTTCGTGACCTATCTCGAGCAAGGCGGGTTGTATGATAACCTGCATTGGGCACCGCAATGCTCGGTCCTGCCGGTTCGACCCCATCGTCTCGACTATTGTGGTTATGTGGAAGACCTGGATCAGGGGCTTGAGTATGTCGTTAATCGGATCTTTGGTGAGGGGGCCTTTCACGGGGCCCGGAATCGGGAAGCTGGGCGTCGTCGGGCGGGTGGTCTGATTGAAAAATACTACACATCCTCCCTGAAGGGGAGGGTGTACGAATTGTACCGGCAGGATTTTGTTGAGTTTGGGTATCATCGCGATGTGTGA
- a CDS encoding glycosyltransferase, with amino-acid sequence MAVCWVSLGLRVEVVTFRDGCQFYPDEMLGRVSHVHLGTRHKWASIAALWRYLRVRQPRVILSAAHIANLVSIGTCRLPGVRTRCFLSVGNAYGTSDKNAPGQRARKFAQIREHYPKAQGIIAVSQGVKEDLQDRVGLDNVGIRVIYNGTLTPQLLRDAESPVNHPWLKHKTVPVVMSAGRLARQKDFPSLIRAFRGVRDQQAARLVILGEGGQRGELEALIGSLGLTEDVALPGHVDNPLSWVARSDAFVLSSLWEGIPNALIEALALGVPLVATDCPGGSAEVLGNGRHGVLVEPGSIEGLKHAMLRALGGKTPGYDPVEAGAPFRAEHAARQYLDAFGISAERGHAS; translated from the coding sequence ATGGCTGTTTGCTGGGTTTCCCTCGGTTTGCGTGTGGAAGTGGTGACCTTCAGGGATGGCTGTCAGTTCTACCCCGATGAAATGCTCGGGCGGGTTTCCCATGTTCACCTTGGGACTCGCCATAAGTGGGCATCCATCGCTGCCCTGTGGCGCTATCTGCGGGTACGCCAGCCCAGGGTGATTCTGTCGGCAGCCCATATAGCCAATCTGGTCTCCATTGGTACCTGCCGCCTGCCGGGCGTGCGCACCCGGTGCTTCCTGAGCGTGGGTAATGCCTACGGCACGTCCGACAAGAATGCGCCAGGCCAGCGTGCGCGTAAATTCGCCCAGATCAGGGAACATTACCCCAAGGCGCAAGGCATTATCGCAGTTTCTCAGGGGGTGAAGGAAGATCTGCAGGACCGGGTCGGTCTCGACAATGTGGGCATTCGGGTCATTTACAACGGCACCCTCACCCCGCAACTGCTGCGTGACGCCGAGAGCCCCGTGAATCACCCGTGGTTGAAACACAAGACTGTCCCCGTGGTGATGTCTGCGGGCCGATTGGCGCGACAGAAGGACTTTCCTTCGCTGATCCGGGCCTTCAGGGGGGTGCGGGATCAGCAGGCGGCGCGGCTTGTCATCCTGGGTGAGGGAGGTCAGCGAGGGGAGTTGGAAGCGTTGATTGGCTCTTTGGGTTTGACGGAAGACGTGGCTTTGCCCGGCCATGTGGACAACCCCTTGAGCTGGGTGGCTCGTTCCGATGCGTTCGTGCTCTCCTCCCTGTGGGAGGGCATACCCAACGCTCTGATTGAGGCCCTGGCGCTGGGTGTGCCCCTGGTCGCCACCGATTGTCCGGGGGGGTCGGCCGAGGTGCTTGGCAACGGGCGCCATGGCGTGCTGGTCGAGCCGGGTTCGATAGAGGGCCTGAAACACGCCATGCTGCGTGCTCTGGGCGGGAAGACGCCGGGGTATGACCCCGTCGAAGCCGGAGCACCCTTTCGGGCTGAACACGCCGCCCGTCAATATCTGGATGCCTTTGGCATCAGCGCGGAGCGCGGGCATGCTTCGTGA
- a CDS encoding glycosyltransferase, which produces MVLNLVRTLSCLNWNIDLLVIREDSRHLHSLPENVHVVRLGTRHSGLAVAPLRDYLVAHQPPVLLAAKDRAGRAALKARRMAGVDTRIYIRLGTTLSQALEGRSNIRKWLRYRPMRRLYPKADGIIAVSQGVAEDIQQITGLAPERLHVVRNPVITHRLAEQASAPPPHPWLTDNGDPVIMGMGRLTRQKDFPTLMRAFARLLRKRPARLLILGDGADRSTLEDLARELGIADRLLLPGFDPNPYAWLSRANLFVLSSAWEGSPNALTEAMALGIPVVSTDCRSGPREILQGGQYGPLVPVGDAAALADAMLEVLDSPLGPAYIKEAVAEYHAETSARRYLEVMGLEVPK; this is translated from the coding sequence ATGGTGCTGAATCTGGTTCGAACCCTGTCCTGCCTGAACTGGAACATTGATTTACTGGTCATCCGCGAGGACAGCCGGCATCTGCACAGCCTGCCGGAAAACGTGCACGTCGTGCGTCTCGGAACCCGCCACAGTGGCCTCGCAGTAGCCCCGCTGAGGGACTACCTAGTGGCGCACCAACCGCCTGTCCTCCTGGCCGCCAAGGACCGCGCCGGCCGCGCAGCCCTCAAGGCGCGCAGAATGGCCGGGGTGGACACGCGCATCTACATCCGCCTGGGCACCACCCTCTCACAGGCTCTCGAAGGCCGCTCGAACATCCGCAAATGGCTTCGTTACCGCCCCATGCGACGCCTCTACCCCAAGGCCGACGGCATCATCGCCGTCTCACAGGGCGTGGCCGAAGACATTCAGCAGATTACCGGCCTCGCCCCGGAGCGCCTGCACGTGGTGCGAAACCCGGTGATCACCCATCGACTCGCTGAACAGGCATCAGCCCCCCCCCCTCACCCCTGGCTCACCGATAACGGCGATCCCGTGATCATGGGCATGGGCCGCCTCACACGCCAGAAGGATTTTCCCACACTGATGCGGGCCTTTGCACGCCTGCTGCGGAAACGGCCCGCCCGGCTGTTGATTCTGGGTGACGGAGCAGACCGATCCACGCTCGAAGATTTAGCCAGGGAACTGGGCATCGCAGACCGCCTCCTATTGCCCGGCTTCGACCCCAACCCTTACGCCTGGCTGTCACGGGCTAATCTCTTCGTGCTCTCCTCCGCCTGGGAAGGCTCCCCCAATGCACTCACCGAGGCCATGGCGCTGGGTATTCCGGTGGTATCAACCGACTGTCGCAGCGGGCCACGGGAGATTCTTCAGGGGGGGCAATACGGGCCGCTGGTACCGGTGGGTGACGCGGCAGCGCTGGCCGATGCCATGCTGGAGGTCCTCGATAGCCCTCTGGGGCCGGCATACATCAAGGAAGCCGTGGCGGAATACCATGCCGAAACCAGCGCCCGCCGCTACCTGGAAGTCATGGGCCTTGAGGTACCGAAATGA
- a CDS encoding sulfotransferase family 2 domain-containing protein yields MLLSLKHNFLFVHIAKTGGTSVRAALSRYRYQGPWGVPLFLADKLDQMSGHRIGAKFPRHAKAIAAREMLPAEVYDKLFKFVFVRNPWDLQVSSFFHIRKERPHVLEGVDTFEQFVRLKFDPEREWNYMLDTSKELQRDYVTDMSGQLIIDFMGHYESLQEDFDSVCDRIGIPRVALPHRRKAEGRDDYRRYYTDETAGIVEAHYRPDIEMFGYRFDAPAPSGRQGDAEGM; encoded by the coding sequence ATGCTCCTGTCCCTGAAACACAACTTCCTCTTCGTTCACATCGCCAAGACCGGTGGCACCAGCGTGCGGGCGGCGCTGTCGCGGTACCGGTACCAGGGGCCGTGGGGCGTGCCCCTATTCCTGGCCGACAAGCTGGATCAGATGAGCGGGCACCGGATTGGTGCCAAGTTTCCCCGTCATGCCAAGGCCATTGCCGCGCGGGAGATGCTGCCGGCAGAGGTGTATGACAAGCTCTTCAAGTTCGTCTTCGTGCGTAACCCATGGGATCTTCAGGTGAGCTCCTTCTTCCATATCCGCAAGGAGCGGCCCCATGTGCTGGAGGGGGTGGACACCTTCGAGCAGTTCGTCAGGCTCAAGTTCGACCCGGAGCGGGAGTGGAACTACATGCTCGATACGTCAAAGGAGTTGCAGCGGGACTACGTGACCGACATGAGCGGGCAGCTCATCATCGACTTCATGGGCCACTACGAGAGCCTGCAGGAGGATTTCGACTCGGTCTGTGATCGCATCGGCATCCCCCGGGTGGCCCTGCCCCATCGACGCAAGGCCGAGGGACGGGATGATTACCGGCGCTACTACACGGACGAGACCGCCGGCATCGTCGAGGCCCATTACCGGCCGGACATCGAGATGTTCGGTTACCGGTTCGACGCCCCTGCCCCTTCGGGGCGGCAGGGGGACGCCGAAGGCATGTGA
- a CDS encoding zinc-finger domain-containing protein, whose amino-acid sequence MPNPNTALHQDQYQVANQQTAIRVTRKDLPLHCPMPGTALWASHPRVFLSIEDSKDGRILCPYCSTEFTLED is encoded by the coding sequence ATGCCCAATCCGAATACCGCACTGCATCAGGATCAGTACCAGGTGGCCAACCAGCAAACGGCCATCCGTGTCACCCGCAAGGACCTGCCCCTGCATTGCCCCATGCCGGGTACGGCGCTGTGGGCCTCGCATCCGAGGGTGTTTCTGTCCATTGAAGACAGCAAGGATGGCCGGATTCTGTGCCCCTATTGCAGCACGGAGTTCACGCTGGAGGATTAA